The DNA segment AAGCGGAGGGGAAGAGACACGAGGGCTTTATTGCCAGGTAGTGTGACAAAAAGACCTTCCCGTCATGTGCATAAGACCGTGGAGGCCCCAGATCCAGCTCAAGCTCCAGCTCCCCCAACAAATACCATCAGTTCCGCAATTGGACTTTCAAATGCCACCACAGTTGATGACTTGCACAAGGTCAATATTCACCAGGTACATACGTCCGGTGAGTCCTGTGTTCAGCCTGATGGTGATGGGATCCATAATCTGCTTAGGTTTTCTTAGCATGAGCATCACCCTGGCATCATAAATGAGAACTACATTTGGCCAAGGAGATATATGATGTGTCCCAACTGTTGGCGTCATCAGCAGCAGGCTGGTTCTTACAGTGAGTACCTGACCATGGAATATAATAGATCCATGTCAACGGGAGCCACTCACACAGGTGGTCGAGAATGTGTTCATTCTACACCATGCTTTTCTGGTCAGTTAGCATCCTCTAGTAGATTTACTTGTTCCCATTAACGAGAATCAGAATAACAGAGAAAGATTCTTCTGCAAGGTTCATTGGATAAGAAGAATAAGTTGATCCTGAAGGCACGACACCTCTGTTGACTCCACAGATTCTTCATCCTTGTGGTCACATGATAGAGGCTGTTCATATTGGTTTGTTTCATCGTCTGGTACCATATACCAAACTTTCAAGTAGCAGTATCCGGTCTACAAAGAGCGATGGCAAGAACTTCAAAAGTGGCCAAGTAGATTTTCTTTGACTATATGCAGCATTTGgcacttgatgatgatgatgatgtccgTATTGAAACTGCAGTTGGTATCCATTTGGATCGTCGCTAGAGGCATGATGTCTCTTCTCAGCATGCATTATCACACAATGTGCCCTTCACTAAATCCAGTTTTCGTGGGCATCGATTACAAATTTGTGGCAGCATTTATGCAGGTACCATTGTCAAACCCTGTAATGATTATATATGCAAGATATTTATCCTTTGACAATACTAGTTTTCTACTGCAATTATACAGTTATGTTCATTTTTAAGCGGGACATGCTGCAACTTGGGGCAGTTTACGCACCAGCATGCATAGTGTAGGTGGGTAGGAAGTAAACATCACGTTCATGTGTATGTTCTACCAGGAAACTCCCAATCCAGACGATCCAACCTAACttgctaagagagagagagagagagagacatgttGATAAATGAAGGCTTAGCTATCTATTTGTATTTTCCTGCTCCATCTTCTTTCCTCCTCATTCTATAGTTAGGAACATAAAAGATAATGTACACGAAGAAGTTAAGGGGTAAACCCATATTATATCCCCAAACAAGTGAATTTTTCATGGGGTTGGCTAATAACTGATAATTCTTTTTTATGAAAAGTTAGTTGAAGATGCAATCAGAGAACACTAGTTAAGATGGTAGAAAATTTAAATACCTCGTAATTTAAACAAAGGATAAAATATGAGAAaatgtttaaaataatttaaatgctTTTAAAAGTAATAGAATATATGAATAGAGATCTAACCGTTCCTTTGCACGGCTTACACACAAACTGAACAGAAAACACAACTCAATCAACAAGAGGCACAACACAAAAACAAAACTCAGATAACAAACGACACATTAGCACCAACCAAGTCTCAAATCTGCATATTGCATGTGCCCCAAAGAATGATTTGACCATAGATAAACAAAATCAAGTTgaccaacaaaatgtcaattactATGACCAAATTCATTAGAGAGCACAGCAGGAACagcagcaagtttttttttttttgtctacccAACCTATTTAAACAGTCCTTTAATTGTGTTTGGAACAGGTTTGGATAGCAAAATTGGTCTCAAGTAGCCTTCTTGGATCACATACCTAAGCAGTTAATTGGGATCAGTGTTATTCCTTATGTACGTTAGGGACAATAGCAGGTTGGATTTTTTTCTGGAATTAGCTTCTTCGCCACAACATACAAAACACCTACCAACTGAAGCCAAATAAAATTGATCTGTCAAAAGCCATCATCTCAAACTCTAAAAGCATTAAAAGTCATTCAGGGATAAATTTATGTGTTCTCACTTCTACGAAACCTTCAGATAACTGAAAATAAATTCATCCAAAAGAAAAAATGCTATCACAATTCCATTACCACAAATGCATGTTGCTCATTCTTCATCATCCTCATCACCATCGCCTCCTGCTGCCTTCTTTGCTGCTGCCTTCTGATTCCTTCTCTTCACCCTTCCGGGCCGTCCACCACCAAATGGACTagtaagggagaaatcaatgtgcTTTGCTGAATCCACCCTCACCATGAACGATGGGATGTTAACCACTTGTCTCCCAACTCTGCAGATTTAGTTCAAACATATGACAAGTAGAAAATATGGTATACCGAACAGCATGATAAGGCGAACCCACAGAAATGATAATGTAGCAACTAAGTATAGAAAGACATGCCATAAAGATAGACAAGTCTGCAAAAATAATCAGGAATTTGAAAGAGTTCAAAGAAAAATTGATAATACATAATACAGAACAAGTTAAACCAATCTATTTctaaaataataacaaaatgtCAGATATCAATCTGTTTTTAAGATCACAAAGGAATTGCCTGCATGTTGTCCTAATCTGCTTAGGAAGCCTGCCACAAGGGTCTTAGCAGCCTAGATAATACCAGGCATGCTAATTCTCTGGACTACTAATATAAACAAGAAATCTATATATGCAAACACTACCTATTGGTCATGGTTTAAAGAAGTCACTTAACATAATCTTTTACAAGTCTGAAGACTTCAAAATTATTAGAGGTATTTACCAAGATCAACCATATTAGATCATCACAATAGGAGCAACAGattaaacaaaaattatagaATCTTTTTCAAAGAGGAAAATAGTggctaaaaaaaatttcattttaAATGAGGTAAAAgctcaagaaaaagaaagaaaggagtgTCTTAAAAACAGATTGATATTAGATTACTAGATATTAAAAACAGATTATCTTAAGAATCCCATCTAACACTATGAGGACTGTAATTTGGCAGAATAACTAGATATATTATTAGATTACTTTCCGAATAGTTTAATTCAGCATTATTGTAAATAATACTGTTCAAGGAATAGCTCAATGCAGAAATTACACCAAATCCATGATAATATACATAGACCAACAAAAGCAAATGAAATTAGCTTTTTGACTACAGGAATGTACTACCCCAGCAATGATGTTAACTGCCTCAATGAAAGACCACAGAATCTAAAGAAAGTATTGTATTTAAAAAATGccaataaaaatgaagcatattAAAaactgttgatgcatacaaattctGCTCATTTAATTAGAATGCATGTAAAACTATCGAATAAACCAAAAAcatagaaaggaaaagaaaaaagaacagagCAATAATCGATACCTGATGTGACGCTGCCTGATGAGTACCCTAGCGTGGTGGATGGACTTCGCCATGCCGGACTTGAAGACGAGAGTCTGCAGGCGGCGCTCCAAGAAGTTCTCCACGGTGAGGGCCAGGACGTAATCGAGCTTGTTCTGGCCTTCCTCGAGGAGCCCATAGCGGTTCATCCGGCGAAGGAGGGCCTCTCCCTCAAAAATCCGACGAGGGTTCTTCTCGTCGAGCGTGAGAAGATCCCTGGCAGCGTTACGAATTCGGCTCAGGGCGTACTGGACCCTCCAGAGTTCCCGCTTGCAGCGGAGCCCATACTCGCCCACCAGCTTCAGCTCAGCATCGAGCCGCTCCTTCTCGTAGGGACGACGGGGCTTCTTAAAGGTCTTCCCATCTGAAAAGATCGAGACGTAATCACAACACCCAGAAGTGTTCTCATCGCAAAAATTAGATTTTGAGAGAAGAAACGATCGACGCACCAAGAAATCATAAGGAAGACAAAAAAACCACAGCAGAGACAAGATCCGCTCAACCAAAATCAAAACCCTAATGAGGGTATCCATCACGATAAACAAGTTTTAGAGAAGAAATGAAACATACATGCCAAGAATCAGAAGGAGAGCAAGGAAACATGACGGGTTTTAGATCCACTTCATGAGGGTAAAACGAGAGAAAATGAGATCGAAAAAACCGAAGATCCAAAGGTTCTTGAGTGAGAGATCGCCGACGGAGGCTTACAGTTCCTGTAGAAACTAACGTGCACCATGGCTGGTTCGTCTCCTCAGCCGCCTCCGGCGCTCGTCTGCGGAGATCAACAGAAGTGCGAAGTGGGCGGCGAACGGGGACGCAGGCGCTGTTATATACGAGATCCCAAAACCCTAATCCTGAGCGCGGAGACAATTAATCTACCCGGAACCGGTCGAAGCGAACCGAACCGGCAGCGGATTTTTTATTGGGTTTTGGGTCGTCCGTTTCAAGCCTTTGGGCTTTCTGGGGAGTCCGTCCGCCAAGTGCTTTTACATAACTACCCCTCGCGAAGCTTGGAAATAGAGTGATATTAACGGACGACTATTCCAGCTTTTCTCACAAACCTTTCATCGAACACCTGAAGCATGCACGCCCTTAAACGCCTCCTCTCCCAGTCCGCTCCCAAACTCCGTCCTCCTACCGTCGCCACTGCGATAATTGGATCAAGAAAGTCTCTCTCCACACGGCCTCGCTCCTCCTCCCCCAATTCCGCCACCGGCGACGATGAGTGGAACGACGCCTGGGAGACTGCCTGGCTCCCCGACGACCTCTCCCCCGCCGACGACCGCGCTCCCTGGGAGCCTGCCAGCCCCTCCGACACCTCCGCCGGCGCTGATGTTGTCCCTCCTGCCGAGGTCGACGCCGACACGCAGGCCTTCGTCGCTGAGATGAACGAGCGGTGGAGCGAGCGCCGTGGCGCCAGGAGGTCGCAGCAGGGGACAGAGTCGGTGGAGCGGGCAGAGGGAGGCGCTAAGAAGGGCGCAGATGAGTATAGGGTTCGGAAGCAGAGGATCCACTCCGGCCTGTGGATGAAGGAGATCGAAAAGTTGGAAGAAGCCAAGCTGGGGGGTGCCAACGCCAGCGACGACATCGACCGCCTTCTTGATTCCTGCTCCGAGTAAGTGCATTTAAATAAGGGATTTGAGTTTTTGGAAGATGCATATCGTTGCCTCTGGTTCTAACTTGTTCTTTCTCTCGAATTTTATTTTGTTCGAGACATGGATCAATCAATTTTGATGGCAATTGGATTTTGTCTCTCATGTTTCCACTCTTGGATGCCAATTAATCTTGCTAGTATTtagtccaagttctgatcttgatCGAAAATATTAGACTTGTTTGTGTTGTGTATACCGAAGAAACAAAATATTGCCAATATTCATCTGGATGTTTTGGATGTAGGAATCATGGAAAACGAAATATGTGGTTCTATTGACTTCATACAGTGTATCATCTTGTATCAATGGACCATAAATAGTACAGAAAGCCACATGGAATAAAACAATGGCTGCTACCTTTGCTCCCAACTAAATATCTATGCAGTTCGGGCAAGAAGGAAACTTAGATGTGTACTAGATCTAGAGGCCGAATACAGGAGCAGAATATATATATCTGCTAGTTCTTATACTTCAAACTTTTTGTCTGGATAGGAATGCAGCCTTGTGCGATAAAAATAGAGAAGAACTATAGGTTTTTTGGCCAAATACAAGAAATTCATGGGATATAGGATTGTGCTGGAATCATCAATCAAGTAGTTAATTGGGATGTGGCACAGCAACATTGATGCGAGTTTCTACACAGACCATTAGCTTTCTCTTTACGGACCCTCTACATAAACCAAAGTCAATGTACCTGTTGGATCCCATTTTCCTTTTTGGTAATAGAGAGGACTTGGTGAGATAAATGTGTTAGTTAAAGATTTAGACTTTTTAAAAGTAGCAGGCTCCCACAATTTTCCACAAAGTAACTACGGTCACTAAATACATCATGCATTGACCTATTGGATCATGTAGTTTTTATTTAATCTTGTGTTTGATTTCATTCTTATGGTATCCCTAACTTCAGTTTAGTTAAGCTTAGAAGACCTTTTTACTATCCACAATCAGCCATTTAACAAAGTAAAGTAGCAATTTATATTGAAAGAACAACTTCTTCCTTGAATCAATCTCTCTGCTTGTGCCCTAGCTTGGAATGCTTATTCGGGAACCATCAATGGATGTACAGTTAAGTTAGTTTATGTATGAAGCAAGATCTTAGTATTGCGAGCTGACATGGCAAATGTTTGGTTCTACTTATCTTTCTCTGTCGAGTGTAATCAGATGGTTGGTTGGAATATCAATCTATATTTCTTATTAGAGTAATGCAACACTAACAGTCATTGTGTTCGATCAAGCTATTTCTATCCGGCATGCATTTGCATTAACTTCTTGGATTGTCTCTTCTTCTAACTCTATACCTTCGTGATCATAAGATATTCTAAACAGTAATTCTGTTACAAATCTTTTGAAAAAATGTAGCTAGCAAACAAGGCTCCTTTTAGATTGTTGTCTTGGTTTGATCTGTACGTTCATA comes from the Musa acuminata AAA Group cultivar baxijiao chromosome BXJ2-8, Cavendish_Baxijiao_AAA, whole genome shotgun sequence genome and includes:
- the LOC135620139 gene encoding protein GAMETE CELL DEFECTIVE 1, mitochondrial-like, with the protein product MHALKRLLSQSAPKLRPPTVATAIIGSRKSLSTRPRSSSPNSATGDDEWNDAWETAWLPDDLSPADDRAPWEPASPSDTSAGADVVPPAEVDADTQAFVAEMNERWSERRGARRSQQGTESVERAEGGAKKGADEYRVRKQRIHSGLWMKEIEKLEEAKLGGANASDDIDRLLDSCSEIFDSGNIGLNDSKIPSTTEFKTKPDGWETTSKSQDGNIWEISQREEDILLQEFERRIAFSKYQISSFIKTHIFSRRRPVDGWKYMIEVIGPNARRGKGSVQRLPSVTDPSTKPYQEEKPNVRPNLTLRGS
- the LOC135620140 gene encoding small ribosomal subunit protein uS4y, with product MVHVSFYRNYGKTFKKPRRPYEKERLDAELKLVGEYGLRCKRELWRVQYALSRIRNAARDLLTLDEKNPRRIFEGEALLRRMNRYGLLEEGQNKLDYVLALTVENFLERRLQTLVFKSGMAKSIHHARVLIRQRHIRVGRQVVNIPSFMVRVDSAKHIDFSLTSPFGGGRPGRVKRRNQKAAAKKAAGGDGDEDDEE